The Leguminivora glycinivorella isolate SPB_JAAS2020 chromosome 1, LegGlyc_1.1, whole genome shotgun sequence genome includes a region encoding these proteins:
- the LOC125228231 gene encoding uncharacterized protein LOC125228231: MQIPSIRLWAFVVACFTVQCGAYPGWPMYPQPSHEYQDDDYYYAPKVQYYYDNPTVNAPEVYGQVPYPYFYDQYGHFTNEAPKRQEERFAALPIGQETWFESDASPHWRPNDVDDVSAAFLDNLILTQMAQDAQRRRENARAAFPTVDYEERDVEDEDVRELKALAGKPLYHVPKTVPKIEEEEDDYPNDEGFINWDGGNKRSVTTAAPVTTTTTAKVGQAEIMVPRPANSYKHQSDENKRASAFYGRLAKLLQKEKESIHTQSEDSAKSRKINKRFVAGDSDLVLELRGLKHRIPT; encoded by the exons ATGCAGATCCCGAGCATAAG aTTATGGGCATTCGTGGTTGCTTGTTTTACCGTGCAATGTGGAGCCTATCCGGGATGGCCTATGTACCCTCAACCATCCCACGAATATCAAGACGATGATTACTATTACGCACCGAAAGTACAATATTATTACGACAATCCTACAGTAAATGCGCCCGAAGTATATGGGCAAGTTCCCTATCCGTACTTTTATGACCAATACGGTCACTTCACAAACGAAGCTCCGAAAAGGCAAGAAGAGAGGTTTGCCGCTCTTCCAATCGGACAAGAAACGTGGTTCGAAAGTGATGCCTCTCCACACTGGCGCCCCAACGACGTGGATGATGTGAGCGCGGCCTTCCTGGACAACTTGATCCTCACACAAATGGCCCAAGACGCCCAAAGGCGGCGCGAAAATGCCCGAGCGGCCTTCCCAACAGTCGACTACGAAGAGCGAGATGTCGAAGATGAAGATGTTCGAGAACTCAAGGCTTTGGCGGGCAAACCGCTCTACCATGTTCCGAAAACAGTTCCTAAAatcgaagaagaagaagacgacTATCCCAACGACGAAGGATTCATCAACTGGGACGGCGGCAACAAGAGAAGCGTTACTACTGCCGCGCCAGTAACGACCACCACGACGGCGAAAGTTGGACAGGCGGAGATAATGGTGCCCCGGCCGGCGAACTCATACAAACACCAGAGTGATGAAAATAAAAGGGCGTCGGCATTCTACGGCAGACTTGCTAAACTGCTGCAGAAAGAAAAGGAGTCAATACACACACAATCTGAG GACTCGGCAAAGTCGCGAAAAATCAACAAGCGTTTCGTGGCGGGAGACTCCGACCTGGTGCTGGAGCTGCGAGGCCTCAAGCACCGCATACCAACTTAA